In Drosophila nasuta strain 15112-1781.00 chromosome 2R, ASM2355853v1, whole genome shotgun sequence, a single genomic region encodes these proteins:
- the LOC132784871 gene encoding cadherin-86C isoform X1 encodes MFAALKCEFSSQKKTPRRLLVNGTLIQHAERNEAIHKLQLQLLTGWPKFNCQDSHASSCPPASQVHRLVIIIITTPSSTQHQKQKSKQKQKQLYAMASSSSNSNSSNNNFRSKSHNLTHVPQCRLRTGNGSTTTTLDASCERGQKECYYYQPPTSQHQHQLQLQEQQQQQQQQQPLQQQQKQQQPHRHQCWPSLQFGRWLSAMTAYRLLTISLLIGILCLHHVHGVDPKFDPSTRMRLVLVPADAQVGSVIYRLRATDEEFDYPLTFEFMGDASSSTVKVESLPCTKYNSVCQANVVLQRRLEPGRYYDFQVSVKDTNGGIATQLCSITATNFTTPHDLIFPHKPGIIMIPEDAKRGTELDYVIARKNPLYQKPVYLELWGSPLFAIRQKIVSAETTEGTVFLLGPLDFEKQAMYHLTILANDAYAEPGQDGRNIAGMEIVVIVQDVQDQPPVFTLAPPVTKLPPGILPGDKILQVHAEDGDKGNPREVRYGLVSENNPFTSFFDINDTSGEIFLMRPLEDIAAITHVGDPVLLTVIAEEVKVGRDEPPAMASTVQLAFFLPERTNSPPYFENDHYVSRVDENAPQGTALTFIDPYVPRVYDDDTGKNGVFSLTLLNNNGTFEITPNVAERSASFLIRVRDNSWLDYEQRHSVQFNVLAQELGPATNLSAIVNVTVYINDVNDNTPVFDQPAYTVDLPENMTVGTKVVQVHASDLDSGLGGKVRYTAILGYLNTSLNLNAEDGSITVSTNSHGFDREVMPEYHLYVEARDMDGNGNRAQVPLIIKLIDVNDEVPVFDKDLYEFILATDLQSFTTNAFIHATDKDATAPNNVVRYEIINGNYENNFVLDKVSGELTVREKIKLRSKKQVSQRRRRAVAEGEDDVFILTARAYDLGVPVRFSTTMIRIYPPESRKRTVTFVVPGLNPDKRKTEETLSAITGGKVFIHDMRPLTSEEAGAKDIPNGNPNVKERSVVTATVLYDSSSVVDISQIQQRLSQHNNSYAIMPQDTAETDSLTPLQTQYKAENKVLFWLLILLATLVALTILILLLCCICSWCPLYGATTKRIVNISKTEDDVHLVHREMANGKHTKSVQVAEWMGRREAWSAEKPSDTRTKPTRWEFRDGREQSDENLEMQHAGIDNDNTRTQSAEYQQRRVRIKNNRTAKEEPHHSFHNSRTNLINDRDVYIEDVLDDQHLAEIKENFTRGKGQRNLEHTRMKNYDTETRQIDDDSMRRHEIERGSDIDLNTAHNSLKNKRELFIKDGNVEILQLMTRDKTQNGAGGMDEDNIYVNVPMKTSTDLTHPQLLMVDNTGKEILMRRFIEEQPDGKQIIREHYHIVPGATYIQSMPNEIQQGSTLKGDTFPFGKSGPNSIVYSQTEPEVKVIHTQSVQAAEGGAQLQPAISNQSLTQELENSLKQQNALLRQILMEKELLESRYTQHELVLETQSLPGQSMAIGTQTDCDAGTQTEPAESYVERTSVSSQAQVGTSTRRRARSENDDSMSEDEYRYVRFSPPNSPEGVYWIKRRRPKKRSRLREGTRPGKRIVMVEDVKRKIRTPIKEEEEVYEKKRVPPKKPLRETKTSILRKQLSDESRKNESISHKEPHIVNHRHKSEALSREVLMEISDSLDDAGSPRRHRSRSIPVQEYYNNSDGEVDENETEYSIDSDDDEIVIRTNGHTTGYPLQRAEAYARKVRDAEREAELHQKRSTSHQTKQSSRRSPSETRHEIEPEIKPRLSRRDSSRRSQESRKQTSSEPPHSRLSISKYESAVEDNGRNGHPAELSGSKRRSSNERYYQSETELAAHEEPSSGKVPKYMEWYYGKKKPSNSGRTSTESSKSQLSSKKKVNGVEKRVSKPRANAKSEDPSPYEEAGKFKPEPAPRRSPPKGSRMLKEDRALNKQHKPKIETDTNHPLLQHSEHRFERENAPEVPAPPTKLPHYMYPETPTYADKDHSSQKQKPKPSPIKENEIKVTKSRINLNVDDHHGGGGASHATSHVQKQLNASTLEDDHDSGIAMNSLMNSMGRRNPIAEKKSVFSIAYDDVSRVKKITSGGESPQYS; translated from the exons CAATGGCTTccagcagtagcaacagcaacagcagcaacaacaatttccgCAGCAAAAGTCACAACCTAACACATGTGCCGCAATGCCGCCTGAGAACCGGCAATGGCTCAACGACCACGACTTTGGATGCAAGTTGTGAGCGAGGCCAGAAGGAATGCTACTATTATCAACCACCTACCTCCCAGCACCAGCATCAGCTTCAGTTacaggaacagcagcagcaacaacagcaacagcagcctctgcaacagcaacagaaacaacaacaaccacatcgACATCAGTGTTGGCCAAGTTTGCAGTTTGGCCGATGGCTGAGCGCAATGACCGCCTATCGATTGCTGACAATCAGCCTCCTAATTGGAATTCTGTGTCTACATCACGTTCACGGTGTGGATCCCAAATTCGACCCATCCACGCGCATGCGGCTCGTACTTGTGCCGGCAGACGCACAGGTCGGCTCTGTAATCTATAGATTGCGTGCAACTGACGAGGAGTTCGACTATCCACTGACCTTTGAGTTTATGGGCGATGCATCGTCATCCACCGTCAAGGTGGAATCGCTTCCATGCACCAAGTACAATTCGGTCTGTCAGGCAAATGTTGTGCTCCAGCGTCGCCTCGAGCCCGGCCGCTACTATGACTTCCAGGTCTCAGTGAAGGACACAAATGGTGGCATAGCCACGCAATTGTGTTCAATTACGGCAACCAATTTCACAACACCCCATGACCTCATCTTTCCACACAAGCCCGGCATCATTATGATACCCGAG GATGCAAAGCGAGGCACCGAACTCGACTATGTAATCGCACGCAAGAATCCGCTTTATCAAAAACCAGTCTACCTCGAGCTATGG gGTTCTCCTTTATTTGCCATAAGACAAAAGATCGTATCGGCGGAGACGACAGAAGGCACTGTGTTCCTGTTGGGTCCTTTGGATTTTGAGAAACAAGCCATGTACCACCTAACAATACTGGCTAAT GATGCATATGCCGAACCTGGACAGGATGGCCGCAATATTGCTGGCATGGAAATTGTTGTCATTGTCCAAGATGTACAAGATCAACCGCCGGTCTTCACACTGGCCCCACCGGTTACAAAGCTGCCACCCGGTATACTGCCCGGCGACAAA ATATTGCAAGTTCATGCAGAGGATGGCGACAAGGGCAATCCGCGGGAGGTGCGTTATGGTCTGGTATCGGAGAATAATCCGTTTACGTCTTTTTTCGATATCAACGATACGAGTG GTGAGATTTTTCTGATGCGACCACTCGAAGATATTGCGGCCATAACGCATGTGGGCGATCCCGTCCTGCTCACCGTAATTGCGGAAGAAGTTAAGGTTGGTCGTGACGAACCTCCAGCGATGGCATCCACAGTGCAATTGGCGTTCTTTCTGCCGGAACGTACCAATTCGCCGCCTTACTTCGAGAACGATCA CTACGTCTCGAGGGTGGACGAGAATGCACCTCAGGGCACAGCGCTGACGTTCATCGATCCATATGTGCCGCGAGTGTATGACGATGATACCGGCAAAAATGGCGTCTTCTCGCTGACACTGCTCAACAATAATGGCACATTCGAGATTACCCCCAATGTGGCGGAACGCAGTGCCTCGTTCCTCATACGAGTGCGCGACAACTCGTGGTTGGACTACGAGCAGCGGCATTCGGTGCAGTTCAATGTGCTTGCCCAGGAGCTGGGACCCGCAACGAACCTGTCGGCCATCGTCAATGTCACCGTCTACATCAACGATGTGAATGACAACACACCGGTGTTTGATCAGCCAGCCTATACGGTCGATTTGCCCGAGAACATGACGGTGGGCACAAAGGTGGTTCAGGTGCATGCCAGTGACTTGGATTCGGGTCTGGGTGGCAAAGTGCGTTACACTGCCATCTTGGGTTACCTGAACACCTCGCTGAATCTGAATGCCGAGGACGGCAGCATCACGGTGTCGACAAACAGTCACGGCTTCGATCGCGAAGTGATGCCCGAATATCATTTGTATGTGGAGGCTCGGGACATGGATGGCAATGGGAATCGCGCTCAAGTGCCGCTCATTATCAAGCTAATTGATGTGAATGATGAGGTGCCTGTTTTCGATAAGGATCTGTATGAGTTTATACTGGCCACCGATCTGCAGAGCTTCACAACGAATGCGTTTATTCATGCCACCGACAAGGATGCCACAGCTCCGAACAATGTGGTGCGCTACGAGATCATCAATGGCAACTACGAGAACAATTTCGTATTGGACAAAGTGTCAGGCGAGTTGACAGTGCGCGAGAAGATCAAGCTGCGTTCCAAGAAGCAAGTTAGCCAGCGCAGAAGACGAGCTGTAGCCGAGGGCGAAGACGATGTATTCATACTGACGGCGAGAGCTTATGATCTGGGCGTTCCTGTGCGCTTCTCCACCACCATGATACGCATTTATCCGCCAGAGAGTCGTAAGCGCACAGTGACCTTTGTAGTACCCGGACTCAATCCAGACAAACGCAAGACCGAAGAAACACTTTCGGCCATAACGGGAGGCAAAGTGTTCATACACGACATGCGTCCACTCACTTCGGAGGAAGCGGGTGCTAAGGACATACCCAATGGCAATCCTAATGTCAAGGAACGCAGCGTGGTGACAGCAACTGTGCTCTACGACAGCTCCTCGGTGGTGGACATCTCACAGATTCAACAGCGTTTGTCGCAGCACAATAATTCCTATGCCATCATGCCACAGGATACGGCAGAGACAGAT AGTCTCACTCCCTTGCAGACGCAGTATAAGGCCGAGAATAAAGTGCTCTTCTGGTTGCTCATTCTATTGGCCACATTGGTTGCTCTAACGATCCTGATCCTTTTGCTGTGCTGCATCTGTTCGTGGTGTCCACTGTATGGTGCAACAAC CAAAAGAATAGTTAATATCAGTAAAACTGAAGACGATGTACATCTAGTGCATAGGgaaatggcaaatggaaaaCATACAAAATCTGTTCAG GTCGCAGAGTGGATGGGAAGAAGAGAGGCATGGTCAGCGGAGAAGCCATCCGATACACGAACGAAGCCCACACGCTGGGAGTTCCGGGATGGCCGTGAACAGTCTGACGAAAACCTAGAGATGCAGCACGCTGgtatcgataacgataacacGCGCACCCAATCAGCCGAATACCAGCAACGACGCGTTCGCATCAA AAACAACCGCACTGCCAAAGAAGAGCCTCATCATAGTTTCCATAACTCTAGAACTAATTTAATCAACGATCGTGACGTGTACATTGAAGATGTATTAGATGATCAGCACCTAGCTGAGATCAAAGAGAACTTTACCCGCGGCAAGGGCCAACGAAATTTGGAGCACACTCGCATGAAGAATTACGATACGGAAACTCGACAAATCGACGATGATTCGATGCGTAGACATGAAATTGAACGTGGCAGCGACATCGATCTAAATACTGCACACAATAGTCTCAAGAATAAGCGAGAGCTGTTCATTAAGGATGGAAATGTTGAGATATTGCAGCTAATGACCAGGGACAAGACGCAAAATGGCGCAGGTGGCATGGACGAAGATAACATCTATGTGAATGTCCCGATGAAAACATCCACGGATCTCACGCATCCACAACTGTTGATGGTCGACAACACGGGCAAGGAAATACTCATGCGACGCTTCATTGAGGAACAACCAGATGGCAAGCAAATCATTCGCGAACATTATCACATTGTGCCAGGGGCCACATACATTCAATCTATGCCAAATGAGATCCAACAGGGCTCAACACTCAAAGGCGATACGTTTCCCTTTGGCAAATCGGGACCAAATAGCATAGTCTACTCGCAAACGGAACCCGAGGTGAAagtcatacacacacagtccGTGCAGGCAGCGGAAGGAGGCGCACAACTTCAGCCTGCCATATCGAATCAATCACTTACCCAGGAGCTGGAGAATTCGTTGAAGCAGCAGAATGCACTCTTGCGACAGATACTGATGGAGAAGGAGTTGCTGGAGTCGCGGTACACCCAGCATGAGCTAGTTTTAGAAACACAAAGTCTTCCAGGTCAATCGATGGCCATTGGCACACAGACGGACTGCGATGCCGGCACTCAAACGGAGCCAGCTGAGAGCTACGTGGAAAGGACCTCCGTGAGCTCACAGGCACAAGTGGGAACTTCGACACGACGACGTGCGCGCAGTGAGAACGATGACTCCATGTCCGAGGATGAGTACAGATATGTGCGCTTCAGTCCACCAAACAGTCCGGAGGGCGTCTATTGGATCAAGCGACGGCGTCCCAAGAAACGTTCTCGTCTACGAGAGGGCACACGACCGGGAAAGCGCATTGTCATGGTTGAGGATGTGAAGCGAAAGATCAGAACACCGATtaaggaggaggaagaggtcTATGAGAAAAAGCGTGTTCCACCTAAGAAACCCTTAAGGGAGACTAAGACAAGCATTCTGCGTAAGCAGCTGAGCGATGAGAGTCGGAAAAACGAAAGCATCTCACACAAGGAACCACATATTGTAAATCACAGGCATAAGTCCGAAGCACTGAGTCGGGAAGTACTCATGGAAATCTCGGATTCTTTAGATGATGCTGGAAGTCCGAGACGGCATAGATCGCGTAGCATCCCAGTTCAAGAGTATTACAACAACTCTGATGGAGAAGTCGATGAGAATGAGACTGAATACTCCATTGACTCGGACGACGATGAGATTGTGATTAGAACAAATGGCCACACAACAGGTTATCCACTTCAGCGAGCAGAGGCGTATGCTAGAAAGGTAAGAGATGCAGAAAGAGAAGCTGAGCTGCATCAGAAACGCAGCACATCCCACCAAACTAAGCAGAGCAGCAGAAGATCTCCGTCAGAGACACGCCACGAAATCGAGCCGGAAATCAAGCCAAGACTGTCACGTCGAGACAGCTCGAGGCGTAGCCAAGAGTCCCGAAAGCAAACATCCTCAGAGCCACCACATAGTCGTTTGTCCATATCGAAATACGAAAGCGCCGTCGAAGATAATGGCAGAAATGGTCACCCAGCTGAGTTGTCTGGCTCGAAGCGTCGCTCCTCCAATGAGCGCTATTATCAGAGCGAAACGGAGTTGGCTGCACACGAAGAACCGAGCTCAGGCAAAGTACCCAAGTATATGGAATGGTATTATGGTAAAAAGAAACCTTCCAACAGTGGTCGCACCTCGACAGAGTCATCCAAGTCGCAGCTATCGTCCAAGAAGAAAGTCAATGGTGTTGAGAAGCGTGTGTCGAAGCCACGAGCAAATGCCAAGTCCGAAGATCCGTCGCCATATGAGGAAGCGGGTAAATTCAAGCCGGAACCAGCACCTCGAAGATCTCCGCCCAAGGGAAGTCGTATGCTTAAGGAGGATCGAGCCTTAAACAAACAGCATAAGCCCAAAATTGAGACTGACACCAATCATCCGCTGTTGCAGCACTCTGAGCATCGCTTTGAGCGTGAGAATGCGCCAGAAGTGCCAGCGCCACCCACAAAATTGCCACACTATATGTATCCGGAGACCCCAACGTATGCGGATAAGGATCATTCATCGCAGAAACAGAAGCCGAAACCATCGCCCATCAAGGAGAACGAAATCAAAGTGACCAAATCGAGAATCAATCTAAATGTCGACGATCATCATGGAGGTGGAGGAGCAAGTCATGCCACATCGCACGTCCAGAAGCAATTGAATGCATCCACACTTGAGGATGATCACGATTCGGGCATTGCGATGAATTCGCTCATGAATAGCATGGGACGCCGCAATCCAATTGCCGAAAAGAAAAGCGTTTTCTCGATTGCCTACGACGATGTCAGTCGCGTAAAAAAGATCACTTCAGGTGGAGAGTCCCCCCAGTATTCATAA